One part of the Mesomycoplasma conjunctivae genome encodes these proteins:
- a CDS encoding MPN527 family putative ECF transporter permease subunit, producing the protein MKSLYYKNNLTFKLSITGILLSISLLALYFSHTLLNWPIFTLGLKVDLSTLFILPIFMVSGIYFGILALIIRFVLGPFIIFQGIESTSLQAQYFSHFIFLLSSIIFLFTFTFLDWIANKKDLQAKKNKKKLFLHLLISVLTTTFLMSILNGFWITPTYFYIFRLTESSSYFATLNKWSQIADNFGAKNFDYWGFIALAYIPFNLLNFAITSLLSIPLYFVITNFFKKNGK; encoded by the coding sequence ATGAAATCTCTTTATTATAAAAATAATCTAACATTTAAGCTTTCAATTACAGGTATTTTATTATCTATTTCCTTATTAGCACTTTATTTTTCTCATACTTTATTAAATTGACCTATTTTTACACTTGGTTTAAAAGTGGATTTATCTACTTTATTTATTCTACCCATTTTTATGGTAAGTGGTATTTATTTTGGAATCCTTGCTTTAATTATCAGGTTTGTTTTAGGTCCTTTTATAATATTTCAAGGAATTGAGTCTACTAGTCTTCAAGCACAATATTTTTCTCATTTTATTTTTCTGTTATCATCGATAATTTTTTTATTTACTTTTACTTTTTTAGATTGAATAGCCAATAAAAAAGATCTTCAAGCTAAAAAAAATAAAAAGAAATTATTTTTGCATTTGTTAATATCAGTTTTAACAACCACATTTTTAATGTCAATTCTTAATGGTTTTTGAATTACCCCTACTTATTTTTATATTTTTCGACTCACTGAAAGTTCTAGCTATTTTGCTACTCTTAACAAGTGAAGTCAAATAGCAGACAATTTTGGTGCGAAAAACTTTGATTACTGAGGTTTTATAGCACTAGCTTATATTCCATTTAATCTTTTAAATTTTGCAATAACATCACTTCTTTCTATACCTCTTTATTTTGTTATTACTAATTTTTTTAAGAAAAATGGAAAATAA
- the upp gene encoding uracil phosphoribosyltransferase, whose protein sequence is MITKLDHPLIDIKVSQLRNRDTQFSDFRRAMYQLSALMVYPIMQNYQVKKEVQISATGAQFDASLKENEILLVPILRAGLGMLEAFLDLIPFAQVAHIGLSRNENLEIQEYFYKVPNVSKNAKVIILDPMLATGHSLKVAIDRLKNDGFSNISAASIIAVQEGVDYIEKYHKDVQIYTANFDHHLNEKSYIIPGLGDAGDRLFGEKNSH, encoded by the coding sequence ATGATTACAAAACTTGATCACCCTTTAATTGATATAAAAGTTTCTCAACTAAGAAATCGGGATACCCAATTTAGTGATTTTCGTAGAGCTATGTATCAGCTATCTGCATTAATGGTTTATCCAATTATGCAAAATTATCAAGTTAAAAAAGAAGTCCAAATTAGTGCCACCGGAGCACAATTTGATGCCAGTTTAAAAGAAAATGAAATTTTATTGGTACCAATTTTACGTGCTGGACTTGGAATGTTAGAAGCATTTTTAGATTTAATACCTTTTGCTCAAGTTGCCCATATTGGCTTATCTCGGAATGAAAATTTAGAAATTCAAGAATATTTTTATAAAGTACCAAATGTTTCTAAAAATGCCAAAGTTATAATTTTAGATCCCATGTTAGCTACTGGACATTCGCTCAAAGTTGCAATTGACAGATTAAAAAATGATGGTTTTTCCAATATAAGTGCCGCTAGTATCATCGCTGTGCAAGAAGGTGTAGATTACATTGAAAAATATCACAAAGATGTACAAATTTATACAGCAAATTTTGATCATCACCTTAATGAAAAAAGTTATATTATTCCTGGATTAGGTGATGCTGGTGATCGCCTTTTTGGAGAAAAAAATTCTCACTAA
- the deoC gene encoding deoxyribose-phosphate aldolase, which yields MNFRKLIDHTMLRPEATSKDIEALVAQAKEHQFGAICLNSSWIKYAKELIGDDPIDIVAVVGFPLGANITQNKVHEAELAIKHGASEIDMVINIGKFKEKNYEYITNEIQQIKKAIGNHVLKVIVETALLITQEIAKATEIVVKAKADFIKTSTGFSYRGASFEDVKIMAEVAQGKIAIKAAGGIKSISDLEEFYRLGATRFGTSSSLAVFGLTKTKKGDSY from the coding sequence ATGAATTTTAGAAAATTAATCGACCACACTATGCTTCGTCCAGAGGCTACATCCAAGGACATCGAAGCTTTAGTTGCTCAAGCAAAAGAACACCAATTTGGCGCAATTTGTCTAAATTCTAGTTGAATTAAATATGCCAAAGAACTCATAGGTGATGATCCAATTGATATTGTAGCTGTTGTTGGTTTTCCTTTGGGTGCCAATATTACACAAAATAAAGTTCATGAAGCCGAACTTGCAATCAAACATGGCGCATCTGAAATTGACATGGTTATAAATATTGGCAAATTCAAAGAAAAAAATTATGAATATATAACTAATGAAATCCAGCAAATTAAAAAAGCAATTGGCAATCATGTTTTGAAAGTAATTGTTGAAACTGCGCTTTTAATTACTCAAGAAATTGCAAAAGCAACCGAAATTGTTGTCAAGGCCAAAGCTGATTTTATTAAAACATCAACAGGATTTTCTTATCGCGGAGCTAGTTTTGAAGATGTCAAAATTATGGCTGAAGTTGCCCAAGGTAAAATCGCCATCAAGGCGGCTGGGGGAATAAAATCAATTTCTGATTTAGAAGAATTCTACCGTCTTGGTGCAACTCGTTTTGGTACTTCATCATCGCTTGCTGTTTTTGGTTTAACTAAAACCAAAAAAGGAGATTCTTACTAA
- a CDS encoding thymidine phosphorylase, giving the protein MSIIDLIEKKVNKNSLTQEEYDFVVQNFISGEIKDYQMSSFLMAIKLQGMSDQELFYWTNSFINSGEILDLSAIEGIKIDKHSTGGVGDKISLILCPILAAMGYKIPKMSGRGLGHTGGTIDKLESIPGLNTDLSISQFINQTKQIGYSAISQSGSLVPADKKIYALRDVTGTVNSIPLIASSIMSKKIAVGADVILIDVKCGNGAFMTNLRDAKLLAQKLISIGEHFGKRTIVEITNMSVPLGKMIGNKNEVLEAVDVLSGKGSTSLTKFIYKLVENFLVNVIKKSPSVARREIKDVIESKKALNKFFAMVKSQGGNVDLIQADSFWKPKYSYDVKSEKSGYIKWESALAFGKISLLLGAGRLKKEDKIDNEAGIELKVENGDYVGTNQTLFTLYSSKPIDRRSMKNLIEQAYTILEKQHQTKMFLTRMTNEF; this is encoded by the coding sequence ATGTCAATAATTGATCTAATTGAAAAGAAAGTAAATAAAAATTCATTAACCCAAGAAGAGTATGATTTTGTTGTACAAAATTTTATATCTGGGGAGATTAAAGACTACCAAATGTCTTCTTTTTTAATGGCTATCAAACTTCAAGGCATGAGTGATCAAGAACTTTTTTATTGAACAAATTCCTTCATAAATTCAGGTGAAATTCTTGATTTGTCAGCAATTGAAGGTATTAAAATTGATAAACATTCAACAGGTGGGGTAGGGGATAAAATTTCATTAATTCTTTGCCCCATTTTAGCCGCTATGGGTTATAAAATTCCCAAAATGTCAGGTCGAGGTTTAGGACACACAGGTGGAACTATTGATAAATTAGAATCCATTCCCGGCCTAAATACAGATTTAAGTATTTCTCAATTTATTAATCAAACTAAACAAATTGGTTATTCTGCTATTTCGCAAAGTGGATCTTTAGTTCCAGCTGACAAAAAAATCTATGCCTTGCGTGATGTAACAGGAACAGTAAATTCAATTCCTTTGATAGCATCATCAATTATGTCTAAAAAAATAGCTGTTGGCGCAGATGTCATTTTAATTGATGTAAAGTGTGGCAATGGTGCTTTTATGACTAATTTAAGGGATGCCAAATTACTTGCACAGAAATTAATTTCAATTGGAGAACACTTTGGTAAACGAACAATTGTCGAAATTACCAATATGTCAGTTCCACTAGGAAAAATGATTGGTAACAAAAATGAAGTTTTAGAAGCCGTTGATGTTTTATCAGGAAAAGGTTCTACCTCACTTACTAAATTTATATATAAATTGGTAGAAAATTTTCTTGTAAACGTGATTAAAAAGAGCCCAAGTGTTGCAAGAAGAGAAATTAAAGATGTAATTGAGAGTAAAAAAGCACTTAATAAATTTTTTGCAATGGTCAAAAGTCAAGGTGGAAATGTTGATTTAATTCAAGCTGATTCCTTTTGAAAACCAAAATATTCATATGATGTTAAATCTGAAAAATCTGGTTACATTAAATGAGAATCAGCACTTGCTTTTGGAAAAATATCTTTACTTTTAGGAGCAGGACGCCTTAAAAAAGAAGACAAAATTGACAATGAAGCTGGTATTGAATTAAAAGTTGAAAATGGCGACTATGTTGGTACAAACCAAACACTTTTTACCCTTTATTCTTCTAAACCAATTGATCGACGAAGCATGAAAAATCTTATCGAACAAGCATATACAATTTTGGAAAAACAACACCAAACAAAAATGTTTTTAACAAGGATGACTAATGAATTTTAG